One genomic window of Arachis hypogaea cultivar Tifrunner chromosome 8, arahy.Tifrunner.gnm2.J5K5, whole genome shotgun sequence includes the following:
- the LOC112708154 gene encoding nucleotide pyrophosphatase/phosphodiesterase isoform X1 — MKGSSSVSNHLLKQQNMIMILMLFWFTKLGMVLGHNHVLGVQPLSKIAIHKTVLALNNMAAVAAAPTVLGISGEDTAWVTVKVLNPMPSNDDWVGVFSPAKFSSGNCPPAPDSIGWQETPYICQAPIKYKFANHDNSNYLKTGAAVLKFQLINQREDFSFALFSGGLSSPKLVAVSKNVRFLNPKAPVYPRLALGKSWDEMTVTWTSGYDHRDAIPFVEYVSNGGEVRRAPAGTLTFNRNSMCGEPARTVGWRDPGFIHTSFLKNLWPNLRYTYTLGHFLTNGSYVWSRTFSFKAPPFPGQNSLQRVIIFGDMGKAERDGSNEYADYQPGSLNTTDRLIEDLANYDIVFHIGDMPYANGYISQWDQFTAQVQEISSRVPYMIASGNHERDWPNTGSFYDTPDSGGECGVPAETMYYYPAENKAKFWYKADYGMFRFCIADSEHDWREGTEQYKFIEHCLATVDRKQQPWLIFAAHRPLGYSSNSWYGMEGSFEEPMGRESLQKLWQKYKVDIAFYGHVHNYERVCPIYQNQCVNEEKTHYSGTVNGTIHVVVGGGGSHLSDFVASPPVWSIYRDHDFGFGKLTAFNHSYLMFEYKKSSDGLVYDYFTIHRDYRDVLACVHDGCEKITLAT, encoded by the exons ATGAAAGGGAGTAGTAGTGTTAGTAATCATTTATTGAAGCAGCAAAACATGATTATGATTTTGATGCTATTTTGGTTCACCAAGTTGGGCATGGTTTTAGGGCATAATCATGTTTTGGGAGTGCAGCCATTGTCAAAGATTGCCATTCATAAAACCGTTCTTGCACTTAACAATATGGCCGCCGTTGCAGCAGCTCCTACAGTGCTGGGCATTTCG GGCGAGGATACAGCATGGGTGACTGTGAAAGTTCTAAATCCAATGCCATCAAATGATGACTGGGTTGGAGTTTTTTCTCCTGCAAAATTCAG TTCAGGAAATTGTCCACCAGCACCAGACAGCATTGGCTGGCAAGAAACTCCATACATTTGCCAAGCTCCAATAAAG TACAAGTTTGCAAATCACGATAATTCAAACTATCTTAAGACTGGGGCAGCTGTTTTGAAGTTCCAGTTGATTAATCAACGTGAAGATTTCTCCTTTGCACTCTTTTCTGGAGGATTATCATCG CCAAAGCTTGTGGCAGTTTCAAAAAACGTAAGATTTTTGAACCCTAAAGCACCTGTGTATCCGCGTCTTGCTCTTGGCAAGTCTTGGGATGAA ATGACAGTCACATGGACAAGTGGATATGACCATAGAGATGCCATACCCTTTGTTGAATATGTTTCTAATGGAGGAGAGGTTAGACGTGCTCCTGCTGGAACATTGACATTTAATCGAAAcagcatgtgtg GTGAACCTGCACGAACTGTTGGGTGGCGTGACCCAGGTTTCATACACACAAGCTTCCTTAAGAACTTGTGGCCTAATTTGAG gtACACTTACACGTTGGGGCATTTTCTGACTAATGGCTCTTACGTTTGGAGTAGGACTTTTTCATTCAAGGCACCACCATTTCCTGGACAGAATTCATTGCAACGTGTTATTATATTTGGTGACATGGGAAAG GCTGAGCGTGATGGTTCAAATGAATATGCTGATTATCAACCTGGATCACTTAACACCACTGATCGACTCATTGAGGATTTGGCAAATTATGATATTGTTTTCCATATTGGGGACATGCCATATGCCAATGGTTACATCTCACAGTGGGACCAATTCACAGCTCAAGTGCAAGAAATTTCATCAAGAGTACCATACATGATTGCAAG TGGAAACCATGAACGTGATTGGCCAAACACAGGATCATTTTATGATACTCCGGATTCAGGTGGTGAATGCGGGGTTCCAGCAGAAACCATGTATTATTATCCTGCTGAGAACAAAGCTAAATTCTG GTACAAAGCAGATTATGGCATGTTCCGGTTCTGTATAGCAGACAGTGAGCATGACTGGAGAGAGGGAACAGAACAGTACAAATTCATTGAGCATTGTCTTGCAACAGTTGACAGAAAGCAGCAACCATGGCTGATATTTGCGGCTCATCGTCCACTTGGGTACTCCTCTAATTCTTGGTATGGCATGGAGGGCTCATTTGAAGAACCCATGGGACGGGAATCTCTCCAAAAGCTTTGGCAGAAGTACAAAGTAGACATTGCATTTTATGGACATGTCCATAACTATGAAAGAGTATGCCCAATTTATCAG AATCAATGTGTCAACGAAGAAAAAACACATTATTCTGGCACTGTGAATGGTACAATCCATGTTGTTGTCGGCGGTGGGGGAAGCCACTTGTCCGACTTCGTGGCGTCACCCCCTGTCTGGAGTATTTACAGGGACCATGACTTCGGCTTTGGCAAGTTGACAGCATTCAACCATTCATATCTCATGTTTGAGTACAAGAAGAGTAGTGATGGTTTGGTCTATGACTATTTCACCATTCATAGGGACTACAGGGATGTCTTGGCCTGTGTGCATGATGGTTGTGAGAAAATCACTTTAGCAACCTGA
- the LOC112708154 gene encoding nucleotide pyrophosphatase/phosphodiesterase isoform X2 encodes MKGSSSVSNHLLKQQNMIMILMLFWFTKLGMVLGHNHVLGVQPLSKIAIHKTVLALNNMAAVAAAPTVLGISGEDTAWVTVKVLNPMPSNDDWVGVFSPAKFSSGNCPPAPDSIGWQETPYICQAPIKYKFANHDNSNYLKTGAAVLKFQLINQREDFSFALFSGGLSSPKLVAVSKNVRFLNPKAPVYPRLALGKSWDEMTVTWTSGYDHRDAIPFVEYVSNGGEVRRAPAGTLTFNRNSMCGEPARTVGWRDPGFIHTSFLKNLWPNLRTFSFKAPPFPGQNSLQRVIIFGDMGKAERDGSNEYADYQPGSLNTTDRLIEDLANYDIVFHIGDMPYANGYISQWDQFTAQVQEISSRVPYMIASGNHERDWPNTGSFYDTPDSGGECGVPAETMYYYPAENKAKFWYKADYGMFRFCIADSEHDWREGTEQYKFIEHCLATVDRKQQPWLIFAAHRPLGYSSNSWYGMEGSFEEPMGRESLQKLWQKYKVDIAFYGHVHNYERVCPIYQNQCVNEEKTHYSGTVNGTIHVVVGGGGSHLSDFVASPPVWSIYRDHDFGFGKLTAFNHSYLMFEYKKSSDGLVYDYFTIHRDYRDVLACVHDGCEKITLAT; translated from the exons ATGAAAGGGAGTAGTAGTGTTAGTAATCATTTATTGAAGCAGCAAAACATGATTATGATTTTGATGCTATTTTGGTTCACCAAGTTGGGCATGGTTTTAGGGCATAATCATGTTTTGGGAGTGCAGCCATTGTCAAAGATTGCCATTCATAAAACCGTTCTTGCACTTAACAATATGGCCGCCGTTGCAGCAGCTCCTACAGTGCTGGGCATTTCG GGCGAGGATACAGCATGGGTGACTGTGAAAGTTCTAAATCCAATGCCATCAAATGATGACTGGGTTGGAGTTTTTTCTCCTGCAAAATTCAG TTCAGGAAATTGTCCACCAGCACCAGACAGCATTGGCTGGCAAGAAACTCCATACATTTGCCAAGCTCCAATAAAG TACAAGTTTGCAAATCACGATAATTCAAACTATCTTAAGACTGGGGCAGCTGTTTTGAAGTTCCAGTTGATTAATCAACGTGAAGATTTCTCCTTTGCACTCTTTTCTGGAGGATTATCATCG CCAAAGCTTGTGGCAGTTTCAAAAAACGTAAGATTTTTGAACCCTAAAGCACCTGTGTATCCGCGTCTTGCTCTTGGCAAGTCTTGGGATGAA ATGACAGTCACATGGACAAGTGGATATGACCATAGAGATGCCATACCCTTTGTTGAATATGTTTCTAATGGAGGAGAGGTTAGACGTGCTCCTGCTGGAACATTGACATTTAATCGAAAcagcatgtgtg GTGAACCTGCACGAACTGTTGGGTGGCGTGACCCAGGTTTCATACACACAAGCTTCCTTAAGAACTTGTGGCCTAATTTGAG GACTTTTTCATTCAAGGCACCACCATTTCCTGGACAGAATTCATTGCAACGTGTTATTATATTTGGTGACATGGGAAAG GCTGAGCGTGATGGTTCAAATGAATATGCTGATTATCAACCTGGATCACTTAACACCACTGATCGACTCATTGAGGATTTGGCAAATTATGATATTGTTTTCCATATTGGGGACATGCCATATGCCAATGGTTACATCTCACAGTGGGACCAATTCACAGCTCAAGTGCAAGAAATTTCATCAAGAGTACCATACATGATTGCAAG TGGAAACCATGAACGTGATTGGCCAAACACAGGATCATTTTATGATACTCCGGATTCAGGTGGTGAATGCGGGGTTCCAGCAGAAACCATGTATTATTATCCTGCTGAGAACAAAGCTAAATTCTG GTACAAAGCAGATTATGGCATGTTCCGGTTCTGTATAGCAGACAGTGAGCATGACTGGAGAGAGGGAACAGAACAGTACAAATTCATTGAGCATTGTCTTGCAACAGTTGACAGAAAGCAGCAACCATGGCTGATATTTGCGGCTCATCGTCCACTTGGGTACTCCTCTAATTCTTGGTATGGCATGGAGGGCTCATTTGAAGAACCCATGGGACGGGAATCTCTCCAAAAGCTTTGGCAGAAGTACAAAGTAGACATTGCATTTTATGGACATGTCCATAACTATGAAAGAGTATGCCCAATTTATCAG AATCAATGTGTCAACGAAGAAAAAACACATTATTCTGGCACTGTGAATGGTACAATCCATGTTGTTGTCGGCGGTGGGGGAAGCCACTTGTCCGACTTCGTGGCGTCACCCCCTGTCTGGAGTATTTACAGGGACCATGACTTCGGCTTTGGCAAGTTGACAGCATTCAACCATTCATATCTCATGTTTGAGTACAAGAAGAGTAGTGATGGTTTGGTCTATGACTATTTCACCATTCATAGGGACTACAGGGATGTCTTGGCCTGTGTGCATGATGGTTGTGAGAAAATCACTTTAGCAACCTGA
- the LOC112708152 gene encoding F-box protein At5g50450 has translation MRRPLRHRQVSSHHKKKKKHDLLDALPDDVVVSILSKLTSTASSPCDLINVLSTCKRLNRLGLNRVVLSKAGPKLFAIKAKNWSESAHRFLRNCVNAGNLHASYTLGMIRFYCLENRESGLSLMAKAAMKSHAPALYSLAVIQFNGSGGTKGDKDLRAGVALCARASLLGHIDALRELGHCLQDGYGVRQNVAEGRKLLVQANARELAFVLRAVARSSSSASLLTWRNTLSNHSSSASSVSSAVCPLLSDYGYSVAVPEVQPANWFLREWFESGRGRLGNGLRLCAHIGCGRPETRPHEFRRCSVCGKVNYCSRGCQALDWKLRHKMECSPAEIWPLEEDGGGAVVVGGGGGDGVGNDVDVRNGVV, from the exons ATGAGAAGGCCATTGAGACACAGACAAGTGAGCAGCcaccacaagaagaagaagaagcacgacCTCTTGGACGCTCTTCCAGACGACGTCGTCGTTTCAATTCTCTCTAAGCTCACCTCCACTGCCTCTTCTCCTTGCGATCTAATCAACGTTCTTTCCAC ATGCAAGAGATTGAACCGTTTAGGCCTGAATCGTGTCGTTTTATCCAAAGCTGGTCCAAAACTATTCGCCATTAAAGCCAAAAACTGGTCGGAATCAGCTCACCGGTTTCTCAGAAACTGCGTTAACGCCGGCAACCTCCACGCATCCTACACTCTCGGAATG ATCCGATTTTACTGTTTGGAAAACAGGGAGAGCGGGTTATCGTTGATGGCGAAGGCTGCGATGAAATCTCACGCGCCGGCTCTGTACTCTTTGGCGGTTATACAGTTCAACGGCAGCGGAGGCACGAAAGGCGACAAGGACCTACGCGCGGGCGTGGCGCTGTGCGCACGCGCCTCGCTTCTCGGCCACATTGACGCGCTCAGAGAGCTCGGACACTGCCTCCAAGACGGTTACGGCGTTCGCCAGAACGTCGCAGAGGGAAGAAAGCTCCTCGTCCAGGCAAACGCGAGAGAGCTCGCGTTCGTGTTACGCGCCGTGGCGCGGTCTTCCTCTTCGGCGTCGTTGCTGACGTGGCGAAACACGCTGAGCAACCATTCGTCGTCGGCGTCGTCGGTTTCGTCTGCAGTGTGTCCGTTGCTTAGTGATTACGGTTACAGTGTTGCGGTTCCCGAGGTTCAACCGGCGAATTGGTTTCTGAGAGAGTGGTTTGAATCGGGTAGGGGAAGATTGGGAAACGGTTTGAGGCTTTGCGCGCACATCGGATGCGGTCGACCCGAGACCCGGCCTCACGAATTTCGAAGGTGTTCGGTTTGCGGTAAGGTGAATTACTGCTCGAGAGGGTGTCAGGCGTTGGATTGGAAGCTGCGGCATAAGATGGAGTGTTCGCCGGCGGAGATTTGGCCGTTGGAGGAGGACGGTGGTGGTGCGGTTGTTGTTGGTGGCGGCGGCGGCGATGGAGTGGGAAACGACGTGGACGTGAGAAACGGCGTCGTTTGA
- the LOC112708153 gene encoding uncharacterized protein — MFNSSGDAPPPPPPPPQQEQQEQNNDQSQQEWETMARAWLSSFAEAKEVTMPEVEAWLDANLASLPEGLRSMPRSDLCLRLISIQNCMRLPSQNPEEKEVNQLDLPNARFQRTDQWLPVYSWLETLDKDEVVKSKDISEWLTENPKVQEQLCSRHSKYHLMHYIKKCHLKILKRREKKKGIEKLEKDTSLMVHKDVAMKHASPVPSCSINNLPKDSDLYVAKRNEAYQKYEILVELEKLLSPIFPKQHTMV, encoded by the exons ATGTTCAACTCCTCCGGTGAtgcgccgccgccgccgccgccgccgccgcagCAAGAACAGCAAGAGCAGAACAACGACCAGTCGCAGCAAGAATGGGAGACGATGGCGCGTGCATGGCTGAGCTCGTTCGCGGAGGCGAAGGAAGTGACGATGCCGGAGGTTGAGGCCTGGCTCGACGCCAACCTCGCTTCTCTCCCCGAAGGTCTCCGATCCATGCCTCGCTCCGATCTCTGCCTCAGACTCATCTCCATTCAGAACTGCATGAGGCTCCCTTCCCAAAACCCCGAG GAAAAGGAAGTAAATCAGCTTGATCTTCCAAATGCACGGTTTCAACGCACGGATCAATGGTTACCAGTTTATTCATGGTTAGAAACTTTGGATAAGGATGAGGTGGTTAAGTCCAAGGATATTTCTGAGTGGTTAACAGAGAACCCTAAGGTCCAAGAACAGTTATGCTCAAGGCATTCTAAATATCATTTGATGCACTACATCAAAAAATGCCATTTAAAGATATTgaaaagaagggaaaagaaaaag GGTATAGAAAAGCTTGAGAAAGACACTTCATTGATGGTTCATAAAGATGTAGCGATGAAACACGCATCCCCGGTTCCAA GTTGTTCCATAAATAATCTGCCCAAAGATAGCGATTTGTACGTGGCCAAAAGAAACGAAGCCTATCAGAAATACGAGAT TTTAGTGGAGTTGGAGAAGTTGCTCTCCCCAATATTCCCGAAGCAGCATACTATGGTATAA